Proteins encoded together in one Marmota flaviventris isolate mMarFla1 chromosome Y, mMarFla1.hap1, whole genome shotgun sequence window:
- the LOC139703541 gene encoding uncharacterized protein CXorf51A-like has protein sequence MAKATKKSQKPNADMAQSTSSMKERKNMKTSYHHSRCGRGSKILKSTNKGKKTLQNNSSKRDSEKPSTSLKKSKKTKGTILFVHYHRLNEKLNREPEMENTPETSSISSDDLDSK, from the exons ATGGCTAAGGCaaccaagaaatcacagaagcctAATGCAGATATGGCCCAGTCAACATCatcgatgaaagaaagaaagaatatgaagactTCCTATCATCACTCCAGATGCGGAAGAGGCAGCAAG ATACTAAAGTCCACCAATAAGGgtaaaaaaacacttcaaaataattcaagcaaaagagactcagaaaagccttccacatctctgaaaaaatctaagaaaactaaaggaaCAATACTCTTTGTTCATTATCATCggctaaatgaaaaactgaatagagagccagaaatggaaaatacccCAGAAACCTCCAGCATTTCAAGTGATGATCTGGACAGCAAGTAA